Proteins from one Pseudarthrobacter sp. BIM B-2242 genomic window:
- a CDS encoding heme-binding protein, whose protein sequence is MTEQQPYELVHRYPHFELRRYPGYAVAEIHVNATFDRAGNAAFRQLFNYISGSNTAGQKLAMTAPVIQESSSSQKLAMTAPVLQSGPLPGTDAPADFVVAFVLPAGTTAETAPVPTNPDVLIRAVPGSLAAVVRFPGSGTGKAFARRNAGLQAALKIAGLTAVGPPRFARFDPPFKPWFLRHNEVIQDVQELSSAPEMPGITRA, encoded by the coding sequence ATGACTGAGCAGCAGCCCTACGAACTGGTCCACCGCTATCCGCACTTTGAGCTGCGCCGCTATCCCGGGTACGCGGTGGCGGAGATACACGTCAACGCCACCTTTGACCGGGCCGGCAACGCAGCCTTCCGGCAGCTGTTCAACTACATCAGCGGCAGCAACACAGCCGGACAAAAACTGGCGATGACCGCGCCGGTCATCCAGGAGAGCAGCTCGTCACAGAAGCTCGCGATGACCGCGCCGGTGCTGCAGAGCGGTCCGCTGCCGGGTACTGATGCGCCGGCTGACTTTGTGGTTGCCTTTGTGCTGCCCGCCGGTACGACGGCAGAGACAGCCCCGGTGCCGACGAACCCCGACGTCCTGATCCGGGCTGTTCCGGGTTCGCTTGCCGCCGTCGTCCGCTTCCCGGGCAGCGGCACCGGAAAGGCTTTTGCGCGCCGAAATGCGGGGCTGCAGGCCGCCCTGAAGATCGCCGGGCTGACGGCGGTGGGCCCGCCACGGTTTGCCCGCTTTGATCCGCCGTTCAAGCCGTGGTTCCTGCGGCACAATGAGGTCATCCAGGACGTGCAGGAGCTGTCCAGCGCCCCGGAAATGCCCGGCATTACACGGGCCTGA